The Planococcus donghaensis genome contains a region encoding:
- a CDS encoding lipoate--protein ligase family protein codes for MALDEALLNWHSQGLIPPVIRFYGWQPAALSIGYFQKVEKEIDMEAVKRLGLGFVRRPTGGRGVLHEHELTYSIIVSEDYPDMPETVTEAYRVLSEGLLKGFQNLGLEAYFSVPDTEDKRADLKKPKSAVCFDAPSWYEMVVEGKKVAGSAQTRQKGVILQHGAILIDLDAEKLLSVFKFQNEEAKERMRVKIPEKAVAINSLRDKPATAEECVVAFKAGFEQALSVELEPYMLTEQQLAEVKALEEKKYANSEWNFRA; via the coding sequence ATGGCGCTTGATGAAGCTTTATTAAATTGGCATAGCCAAGGGCTTATTCCGCCTGTTATTCGGTTTTATGGTTGGCAGCCTGCAGCCCTTTCAATCGGTTATTTTCAAAAAGTAGAAAAAGAAATTGATATGGAAGCTGTGAAACGATTAGGGCTTGGATTTGTTCGTCGACCGACTGGCGGCCGTGGCGTGCTTCATGAACATGAACTTACATATAGCATTATTGTTAGTGAAGATTATCCGGATATGCCGGAAACTGTTACCGAAGCCTATCGTGTGCTAAGCGAAGGTTTATTAAAAGGGTTTCAGAATTTGGGATTGGAAGCTTATTTTTCCGTACCTGATACCGAAGACAAACGAGCCGATTTAAAAAAACCAAAATCAGCCGTATGCTTTGATGCACCAAGTTGGTATGAAATGGTCGTTGAAGGGAAAAAAGTAGCTGGCAGTGCCCAAACCCGCCAAAAAGGAGTTATTTTACAGCACGGGGCTATTTTAATCGACTTGGATGCTGAAAAGCTCTTGTCGGTTTTTAAATTTCAAAACGAAGAAGCGAAAGAGCGGATGCGCGTCAAAATTCCTGAAAAAGCAGTCGCGATCAATTCGTTACGTGATAAACCTGCCACCGCAGAAGAATGTGTAGTGGCATTTAAAGCTGGATTTGAACAAGCGTTGTCGGTTGAATTAGAACCCTACATGTTGACGGAGCAACAACTTGCCGAAGTCAAGGCTTTAGAAGAAAAAAAATATGCCAATTCTGAATGGAATTTTCGGGCGTAG
- a CDS encoding vitamin B12-dependent ribonucleotide reductase, with protein MVSATQSHYSLNAQALNEDIKTFPQVHEITPDMKLTHKGVSRLVMIDRYSFKDTEKKTLKAGDFVVLTVKEDPKFPARGLGYIVSIDTQANKAQVWIEEDYRSAIDNPQEQEAGIVNRPIDVIEKPMEVFYEQIAKRNATGLASVETTPEKRQEWFEKFYQQLVGLKFIPAGRVLYGAGADTDVTYFNCYVMPFVADSREGISDHRKQVMEIMSRGGGVGTNGSTLRPRNTLARGVNGKSSGSVSWLDDIAKLTHLVEQGGSRRGAQMIMLADWHPDIAEFIISKMQNPRILRYLIENTQDETIKKLAHDKLKFKALSAQEEAMYQGILNYRTIPGMGGFNEKIMRDAEAKLRDGGTYSVHNEEFLTGANISVTLTSDFMTAVENDADFELRFPAVESYSKDEMAVYNEKWQEVGDVREWERMGHGVRVYRTMKARELWNLINICATYSAEPGIFFIDNANEKTNAAAYGQKVVATNPCGEQPLAPYSVCNLAAVNLAQFADPKTKTIDFESLKETVRVGVRMQDNVIDATPYFLEENQVQALGERRVGLGVMGLADLLIYCDKEYGSPEGNELVDQIFKTIATAAYEVSTDLAAERGSFPFLVGNSDEETAALRKAFTETGFMQGMPEHVREAVLEKGIRNSHLLTVAPTGSTGTMVGVSTGLEPYYSFTYYRSGRLGKFIEVKADIVREYLKNNPDADEENLPKAFVTSMDLAPEAHADVQCIIQRWIDSSISKTVNAPRGYTVEQVEGVYERLYKGGAKGGTVYVDGSRDSQVLTLKAEDNNFEEEQQQEDTGKRPIVLIDTIQDLRSTNVTIGSEVGDTCPVCRKGTVEEMGGCNTCTNCNAQLKCGL; from the coding sequence ATGGTTTCCGCCACACAATCCCATTATTCATTAAACGCACAAGCTTTAAACGAAGATATTAAGACGTTTCCGCAAGTGCACGAAATTACACCAGATATGAAGTTAACGCACAAAGGGGTCTCTCGTCTTGTCATGATCGATCGCTATTCTTTTAAGGATACGGAAAAAAAGACACTTAAAGCAGGTGATTTTGTTGTTTTAACTGTCAAAGAAGATCCGAAATTTCCAGCTCGTGGCCTTGGATATATTGTATCTATTGATACACAAGCTAACAAAGCTCAAGTTTGGATTGAGGAAGATTACAGAAGCGCGATTGACAATCCGCAAGAACAAGAAGCAGGCATCGTCAATCGTCCAATCGACGTGATTGAAAAGCCGATGGAAGTGTTCTACGAGCAGATTGCGAAACGTAACGCTACAGGACTAGCTTCGGTAGAAACAACTCCTGAAAAGCGTCAAGAATGGTTCGAGAAATTTTATCAGCAATTGGTTGGGTTGAAATTCATTCCGGCTGGACGAGTTCTTTACGGAGCAGGAGCAGATACAGATGTAACGTATTTCAACTGTTACGTGATGCCGTTTGTAGCAGATTCGCGCGAAGGTATTTCGGACCACCGCAAACAAGTAATGGAAATCATGAGTCGTGGTGGCGGTGTCGGAACAAACGGATCTACACTTCGTCCCCGTAATACGTTAGCTCGTGGAGTTAACGGCAAATCATCAGGGTCAGTTTCTTGGTTGGATGATATTGCGAAATTGACGCATCTTGTTGAGCAAGGTGGATCAAGACGCGGTGCTCAAATGATCATGCTTGCAGACTGGCATCCAGATATTGCAGAATTTATCATTTCGAAAATGCAAAATCCACGCATTTTGCGTTATTTGATCGAAAATACGCAAGATGAGACGATTAAAAAATTAGCTCATGATAAATTGAAATTCAAGGCATTGTCAGCTCAAGAAGAAGCCATGTATCAAGGAATCTTAAACTACCGTACAATTCCTGGTATGGGCGGATTCAATGAGAAAATTATGCGTGATGCTGAAGCTAAATTGCGCGACGGTGGAACGTATTCTGTTCATAATGAAGAGTTTTTAACAGGGGCGAATATTTCTGTAACGTTAACGAGCGATTTCATGACAGCTGTTGAAAACGATGCTGATTTCGAGTTGCGTTTCCCAGCAGTTGAATCGTATTCAAAAGATGAAATGGCTGTTTACAATGAAAAATGGCAAGAAGTTGGCGATGTTCGTGAATGGGAACGTATGGGCCATGGCGTCCGTGTTTACCGCACGATGAAAGCACGTGAACTATGGAACTTGATCAATATTTGTGCTACGTATTCTGCAGAACCAGGCATTTTCTTTATCGATAATGCCAATGAAAAAACAAATGCGGCAGCATATGGCCAAAAAGTCGTTGCAACAAATCCATGTGGTGAACAGCCGTTAGCTCCGTATTCTGTGTGTAACTTGGCTGCGGTCAACTTGGCACAATTTGCGGATCCAAAAACAAAAACGATTGATTTTGAAAGCTTGAAAGAAACCGTTCGAGTTGGCGTTCGCATGCAAGACAACGTCATTGATGCAACACCATATTTCCTTGAAGAAAACCAAGTACAAGCACTTGGCGAACGCCGTGTAGGTCTCGGCGTTATGGGATTAGCTGATTTGCTAATCTACTGTGACAAAGAATATGGTTCGCCAGAAGGCAACGAACTTGTAGATCAAATCTTCAAAACGATTGCTACTGCAGCATATGAAGTTTCGACTGATTTAGCAGCAGAACGTGGCAGCTTCCCATTCTTAGTGGGGAATTCAGATGAAGAAACGGCAGCGCTTCGCAAAGCGTTTACGGAAACTGGGTTTATGCAAGGCATGCCAGAACATGTTCGCGAAGCGGTCCTGGAAAAAGGAATTCGCAACTCACACCTATTAACTGTAGCTCCAACAGGATCTACCGGTACAATGGTCGGTGTTTCAACAGGACTTGAACCTTATTATTCATTCACGTACTACCGTAGTGGTCGCCTTGGCAAGTTTATTGAGGTGAAGGCTGATATTGTACGTGAATACTTGAAAAACAACCCTGATGCAGACGAAGAAAACTTACCAAAAGCATTTGTTACATCAATGGACTTAGCGCCAGAAGCACACGCAGATGTTCAATGCATCATCCAACGTTGGATTGATTCGTCGATTTCAAAAACAGTAAACGCACCTCGTGGTTATACTGTTGAACAAGTCGAAGGCGTATATGAACGTTTGTATAAAGGTGGAGCAAAAGGTGGTACGGTTTATGTCGATGGCAGCCGTGATTCACAAGTTCTAACTTTAAAAGCTGAAGACAATAATTTCGAAGAAGAGCAACAACAAGAAGATACAGGTAAGCGTCCGATTGTTTTGATCGATACAATCCAAGACCTTCGTTCAACAAATGTGACAATCGGTTCTGAAGTGGGCGATACTTGTCCCGTTTGCCGAAAAGGAACAGTCGAAGAAATGGGTGGCTGCAATACGTGTACAAACTGTAACGCTCAGTTAAAATGTGGATTGTAA
- a CDS encoding rhodanese-like domain-containing protein has protein sequence MEFLYITIAVLLAIIIYAVVTYFRMKKAVTNLTQEQFIEGYRKAQLIDVREPKDFAAGHILGARNIPQSQLRQRYKEIREDKPVYLYDQNGARSGRVAIFLQKKGYNQLFQLQGGFKQWTGKIKSKN, from the coding sequence TTGGAATTTTTGTACATTACAATCGCAGTACTATTGGCAATCATTATTTATGCGGTAGTTACGTATTTCCGCATGAAAAAAGCTGTCACGAACTTGACACAAGAACAATTTATCGAGGGCTACCGCAAAGCGCAATTAATTGACGTACGCGAGCCAAAAGATTTTGCGGCAGGACATATTCTTGGAGCGCGTAATATTCCACAATCACAATTACGTCAGCGCTACAAAGAAATCCGCGAAGACAAACCGGTTTATTTATATGACCAAAACGGAGCACGCAGTGGCCGGGTTGCTATTTTCTTACAGAAAAAAGGCTATAACCAATTGTTCCAACTGCAAGGCGGGTTCAAACAATGGACTGGCAAGATCAAATCTAAAAACTAA
- the gcvPB gene encoding aminomethyl-transferring glycine dehydrogenase subunit GcvPB: MHKDNQALIFELTKEGRVGYSLPTLDVPEVDLSELLPTDLIRTEAAELPEVSELDIMRHYTALSNRNHGVDSGFYPLGSCTMKYNPKINESVARFPGFANIHPLQDEKTVQGALELMFDLQEHLKEITGMDEVTLQPAAGAHGEWTGLMMIRAYHESRGDFKRTKVIVPDSAHGTNPASATVAGFETVTVKSSDQGLVDLEDLKRVVGDDTAALMLTNPNTLGLFEEQILEMAAIIHEVGGKLYYDGANLNAVMSKARPGDMGFDVVHLNLHKTFTGPHGGGGPGSGPVGVKKDLMPYLPKPVLVKKDEAYTFDYDRPKSIGRVKPFYGNFGINVRAYTYIRSMGPDGLKAVTEYAVLNANYMMRRLQPHFDLPYDRHCKHEFVLSGRRQKKLGVRTLDMAKRLLDFGYHPPTIYFPLNVEEGMMIEPTETESKETLDAFIDAMIQIAKEVEENPEIVQNAPHTTVINRLDETKAARQPVLRYRKAE; the protein is encoded by the coding sequence ATGCATAAGGACAACCAAGCGCTAATTTTTGAATTGACGAAAGAAGGCCGCGTCGGCTATAGTTTGCCGACACTTGATGTACCAGAAGTTGACTTGAGTGAGCTATTGCCGACTGATTTAATCCGTACAGAAGCAGCAGAACTGCCTGAAGTATCGGAACTGGATATTATGCGTCATTACACAGCGTTATCGAACCGTAACCACGGTGTAGACTCAGGTTTCTATCCACTAGGTTCATGCACAATGAAATACAACCCGAAAATCAACGAATCTGTTGCACGATTCCCTGGGTTTGCGAACATCCATCCGTTACAAGATGAGAAAACAGTTCAAGGTGCTCTTGAATTGATGTTTGATTTACAAGAACATTTAAAAGAAATCACAGGCATGGACGAAGTAACGTTACAACCAGCTGCAGGCGCACATGGTGAATGGACTGGTTTAATGATGATTCGCGCATACCACGAGTCTCGCGGGGATTTCAAACGTACGAAAGTTATTGTTCCCGATTCAGCACATGGCACAAACCCAGCTTCAGCAACTGTTGCTGGATTTGAAACGGTAACGGTTAAATCGAGTGACCAAGGACTTGTCGACTTAGAAGATTTGAAACGCGTTGTTGGAGATGATACAGCAGCATTAATGTTAACCAACCCAAATACACTCGGCTTGTTTGAAGAACAAATTTTAGAAATGGCTGCGATTATTCACGAAGTGGGCGGGAAACTGTATTATGACGGTGCCAACTTAAACGCAGTTATGTCTAAAGCACGTCCTGGAGACATGGGCTTTGATGTAGTTCACTTGAACTTACACAAAACATTCACCGGACCTCACGGAGGCGGTGGTCCTGGGTCAGGTCCAGTTGGCGTGAAAAAAGATTTAATGCCGTACTTACCAAAACCAGTATTGGTGAAAAAAGACGAAGCGTATACGTTTGATTATGACCGTCCAAAGTCAATCGGTCGTGTAAAACCGTTCTATGGCAACTTCGGAATTAACGTCCGTGCATACACCTACATCCGTTCAATGGGGCCAGACGGCTTGAAAGCTGTAACAGAATACGCCGTGTTAAACGCTAACTACATGATGCGTAGACTGCAACCTCATTTCGACTTGCCGTATGACCGTCATTGTAAGCATGAATTCGTATTAAGTGGTCGTCGTCAGAAGAAGTTGGGCGTCCGCACATTGGATATGGCAAAACGCTTACTTGACTTTGGCTACCATCCGCCAACAATCTACTTCCCGTTAAATGTAGAAGAAGGCATGATGATCGAACCAACAGAAACCGAATCAAAAGAAACGTTGGATGCTTTTATTGACGCGATGATTCAAATTGCAAAAGAAGTAGAAGAAAATCCAGAAATCGTCCAAAACGCACCGCATACAACGGTGATCAATCGTTTAGATGAAACAAAAGCCGCACGTCAACCAGTGCTTCGTTACCGTAAAGCTGAATAG